Proteins encoded together in one Lathyrus oleraceus cultivar Zhongwan6 chromosome 5, CAAS_Psat_ZW6_1.0, whole genome shotgun sequence window:
- the LOC127086779 gene encoding uclacyanin 1, whose product MGAFQIIVRVSFMAMLIKLAMATNHIVGGPNGGWDTSSDLQSWASSKQFSIGDNLVFQYQQNHDVVEVTKADYDSCQQTNAIQSYNDGATTIPLTSQGKRYFICGTIGHCSQGMKVEIDTLATQISPVSPAVASPPIADSPIISIIPSAAPKETTTSSPAESPESPSPLFETQVETPMLSPVIPSTEFLAPNSPLPQHSQDASASSTVKGNLQAFISMVLSFAAVFMTFF is encoded by the exons ATGGGTGCATTTCAAATCATTGTAAGAGTGTCTTTTATGGCTATGCTCATCAAATTGGCCATGGCTACTAATCACATTGTTGGAGGACCAAATGGTGGATGGGATACAAGCTCAGACCTTCAATCATGGGCATCTTCTAAACAATTTTCTATCGGAGACAATCTCG TGTTCCAGTATCAACAAAACCATGATGTGGTTGAAGTTACAAAAGCAGATTATGACTCATGCCAGCAAACAAATGCAATTCAATCTTACAATGATGGTGCCACAACCATTCCTCTCACATCACAAGGAAAAAGATACTTCATTTGTGGAACGATAGGACATTGCAGCCAAGGAATGAAGGTTGAAATAGACACACTTGCCACTCAAATTTCTCCTGTTTCTCCAGCAGTAGCATCTCCTCCAATAGCTGATTCTCCCATTATTTCGATCATTCCTTCTGCGGCTCCCAAAGAAACTACTACTTCTTCACCTGCAGAATCTCCTGAATCACCAAGTCCGTTGTTCGAAACACAAGTGGAAACTCCTATGTTATCTCCGGTTATTCCTTCCACTGAATTTCTAGCTCCTAACTCTCCTCTTCCACAACATTCACAGGATGCATCGGCTTCATCGACCGTGAAAGGAAATTTACAAGCCTTCATTTCAATGGTGTTGAGTTTTGCGGCAGTGTTTATGACCTTCTTCTAA